A window from Macaca fascicularis isolate 582-1 chromosome 20, T2T-MFA8v1.1 encodes these proteins:
- the NHERF2 gene encoding Na(+)/H(+) exchange regulatory cofactor NHE-RF2 isoform X2 produces MPEDVSGPLRELRPRLCHLRKGPQGYGFNLHSDKSRPGQYIRSVDLGSPAARSGLRAQDRLIEVNGQNVEGLRHAEVVASIKAREDEARLLVVDPETDEHFKRLRVTPTEEHVEGPLPSPVTNGTSPVQLNGGSACSSRSDLPGSDKDTEDGSAWKRDPFQESGLHLSPTAAEAKEKARATRVNKRAPQMDWNRKREIFSNF; encoded by the exons ATGCCAGAG GATGTCAGTGGGCCCCTGAGGGAGCTGCGCCCTCGGCTCTGCCACCTGCGAAAGGGACCTCAGGGCTATGGGTTCAACCTGCATAGTGACAAGTCCCGGCCCGGCCAGTACATCCGCTCGGTGGACCTGGGCTCACCTGCTGCCCGCTCTGGCCTCCGCGCCCAGGACCGGCTTATTGAG GTGAACGGGCAGAATGTGGAGGGGCTGCGCCACGCTGAGGTGGTGGCCAGCATCAAGGCACGGGAGGATGAGGCCCGGCTGCTGGTGGTGGACCCCGAGACAGATGAGCACTTCAAGCGGCTTCGGGTCACACCCACCGAGGAGCATGTGGAAG GTCCTCTGCCATCACCCGTGACCAACGGAACCAGCCCTGTCCAG CTCAATGGTGGCTCTGCGTGCTCGTCCCGAAGTGACCTTCCTGGTTCTGACAAGGACACTGAG GATGGCAGTGCCTGGAAGCGAGACCCCTTCCAGGAGAGCGGCCTCCACCTGAGCCCCACGGCGGCCGAGGCCAAGGAGAAGGCTCGAGCCACGCGAGTCAACAAGCGCGCGCCGCAGATGGACTGGAACAGGAAGCGCGAAATCTTCAGCAACTTCTGA